One genomic segment of Hordeum vulgare subsp. vulgare chromosome 2H, MorexV3_pseudomolecules_assembly, whole genome shotgun sequence includes these proteins:
- the LOC123427486 gene encoding myb family transcription factor MOF1-like isoform X2, with the protein MWSSVKKQQEPVRRYVRSRVPRMQWTAELHSSFLQAIESLGGEPNATPKRVLEAMGVKELTISHVKSHLQMYRGPSTRKDKKEAQPQPQPLQRRHSCAADEQGCGGPKPFMCPPLKRARTTGTVAAHKGMQGSKGISETKTSGAANQYCIDDYMQAMAMERRIKEEGLSGWQRDAAPAAAVSSLQTVGCLEQGSALAGDFKIIKPEARYCYPGLAVKKQDLKEEKPEKDSSGTEQCALSLSLGTDPKCFRAVSSSSPSEGSCIISSSPPRRSSSHCSGHSGYLDAQGVNLELSLSICGS; encoded by the exons ATGTGGAGCAGCGTCAAGAAGCAGCAGGAACCAGTGAGGCGGTACGTCAGATCCCGGGTTCCCAGGATGCAATGGACGGCCGAGCTCCACAGCAGCTTCCTGCAGGCCATAGAGTCCCTCGGCGGAGAGCCCA ATGCTACCCCTAAGCGGGTTCTTGAGGCCATGGGTGTGAAGGAGCTTACCATATCCCACGTCAAGAGCCATCTCCAG ATGTACAGAGGTCCGAGCACTCGCAAGGACAAGAAAG AGGCGCAACCACAACCACAGCCGCTGCAAAGGAGGCACTCATGTGCCGCTGATGAGCAAGGATGCGGAGGCCCCAAGCCCTTCATGTGCCCACCTCTGAAAAG GGCCAGGACGACGGGGACAGTGGCCGCGCATAAAGGCATGCAAGGAAGCAAAGGAATCAGTGAGACCAAGACCAGCGGCGCTGCCAACCAGTACTGCATTGATGATTACATGCAAGCCATGGCCATGGAGAGGAGAATAAAGGAGGAGGGCCTCAGCGGCTGGCAGAGGGATGCCGCTCCTGCCGCTGCTGTTTCCAGCCTCCAGACCGTGGGATGTTTGGAGCAAGGATCTGCCCTGGCTGGCGACTTTAAG ATAATCAAACCAGAAGCACGCTACTGTTATCCTGGCCTCGCGGTGAAGAAGCAAGACCTCAAGGAGGAGAAGCCGGAGAAGGATAGCAGCGGGACGGAGCAATGCGCCCTCTCGCTGTCCCTTGGCACGGACCCAAAATGCTTCCGCGCcgtctcgtcgtcgtcgccgaGCGAAGGCAGCTGCATcatctcgtcgtcgccgccgaggAGGAGCTCCAGCCACTGCTCCGGGCACTCGGGCTACTTGGACGCCCAGGGCGTCAACCTGGAGCTCTCCCTGTCCATCTGCGGGTCCTAA
- the LOC123427486 gene encoding myb family transcription factor MOF1-like isoform X1, which produces MWSSVKKQQEPVRRYVRSRVPRMQWTAELHSSFLQAIESLGGEPNATPKRVLEAMGVKELTISHVKSHLQMYRGPSTRKDKKEAQPQPQPLQRRHSCAADEQGCGGPKPFMCPPLKRARTTGTVAAHKGMQGSKGISETKTSGAANQYCIDDYMQAMAMERRIKEEGLSGWQRDAAPAAAVSSLQTVGCLEQGSALAGDFKQIIKPEARYCYPGLAVKKQDLKEEKPEKDSSGTEQCALSLSLGTDPKCFRAVSSSSPSEGSCIISSSPPRRSSSHCSGHSGYLDAQGVNLELSLSICGS; this is translated from the exons ATGTGGAGCAGCGTCAAGAAGCAGCAGGAACCAGTGAGGCGGTACGTCAGATCCCGGGTTCCCAGGATGCAATGGACGGCCGAGCTCCACAGCAGCTTCCTGCAGGCCATAGAGTCCCTCGGCGGAGAGCCCA ATGCTACCCCTAAGCGGGTTCTTGAGGCCATGGGTGTGAAGGAGCTTACCATATCCCACGTCAAGAGCCATCTCCAG ATGTACAGAGGTCCGAGCACTCGCAAGGACAAGAAAG AGGCGCAACCACAACCACAGCCGCTGCAAAGGAGGCACTCATGTGCCGCTGATGAGCAAGGATGCGGAGGCCCCAAGCCCTTCATGTGCCCACCTCTGAAAAG GGCCAGGACGACGGGGACAGTGGCCGCGCATAAAGGCATGCAAGGAAGCAAAGGAATCAGTGAGACCAAGACCAGCGGCGCTGCCAACCAGTACTGCATTGATGATTACATGCAAGCCATGGCCATGGAGAGGAGAATAAAGGAGGAGGGCCTCAGCGGCTGGCAGAGGGATGCCGCTCCTGCCGCTGCTGTTTCCAGCCTCCAGACCGTGGGATGTTTGGAGCAAGGATCTGCCCTGGCTGGCGACTTTAAG CAGATAATCAAACCAGAAGCACGCTACTGTTATCCTGGCCTCGCGGTGAAGAAGCAAGACCTCAAGGAGGAGAAGCCGGAGAAGGATAGCAGCGGGACGGAGCAATGCGCCCTCTCGCTGTCCCTTGGCACGGACCCAAAATGCTTCCGCGCcgtctcgtcgtcgtcgccgaGCGAAGGCAGCTGCATcatctcgtcgtcgccgccgaggAGGAGCTCCAGCCACTGCTCCGGGCACTCGGGCTACTTGGACGCCCAGGGCGTCAACCTGGAGCTCTCCCTGTCCATCTGCGGGTCCTAA